A single window of Rhodococcus jostii RHA1 DNA harbors:
- the rplP gene encoding 50S ribosomal protein L16: MLIPRRVKHRKQHHPSRSGAAKGGTQVTFGDYGIQALEPAYITNRQIESARIAMTRHIKRGGKIWINIFPDRPLTKKPAETRMGSGKGSPEWWIANVKPGRVMFEMSYPNEEIAREALRRAMHKLPCKCRIVTREEQF; this comes from the coding sequence ATGTTGATCCCACGGCGGGTCAAGCACCGCAAGCAGCACCATCCGAGCCGTTCGGGTGCCGCCAAGGGTGGAACCCAGGTGACCTTCGGTGACTACGGCATCCAGGCTCTCGAGCCGGCCTACATCACCAACCGGCAGATCGAGTCCGCTCGTATCGCCATGACCCGGCACATCAAGCGTGGCGGCAAGATCTGGATCAACATCTTCCCGGATCGCCCCCTCACCAAGAAGCCGGCCGAAACCCGCATGGGTTCCGGTAAGGGTTCGCCCGAGTGGTGGATCGCGAACGTCAAGCCCGGTCGCGTGATGTTCGAGATGAGCTACCCCAATGAGGAGATCGCTCGTGAGGCCCTGCGCCGCGCGATGCACAAGCTCCCGTGCAAGTGCCGGATCGTGACAAGGGAGGAGCAGTTCTGA
- the rpmC gene encoding 50S ribosomal protein L29 has product MATGTPAAELRELTEEELVTRLRESKEELFNLRFQMATGQMDNNRRLRTVRHEIARIYTVLRERELGLAVGPDAGDAA; this is encoded by the coding sequence ATGGCTACTGGAACCCCAGCCGCAGAGCTCCGCGAGCTCACCGAAGAAGAGCTGGTCACCCGGCTTCGTGAGTCGAAGGAAGAGCTGTTCAACCTTCGTTTCCAGATGGCAACGGGTCAGATGGACAACAACCGTCGACTTCGTACCGTTCGTCACGAGATCGCGCGTATCTACACCGTTCTGCGTGAGCGTGAGCTCGGGCTGGCCGTTGGTCCGGACGCAGGTGACGCGGCATGA
- the rpsQ gene encoding 30S ribosomal protein S17, translating to MSEEKAVSTEERGSRKVRTGYVVSDKMEKTIVVELEDRVKHPLYGKIIRRTSKVKAHDENGVAGIGDRVQLMETRPLSATKHWRLVEVLEKAK from the coding sequence ATGAGTGAGGAAAAAGCAGTGAGCACTGAAGAGCGCGGCAGCCGCAAGGTCCGCACCGGATACGTCGTCTCCGACAAGATGGAGAAGACGATCGTGGTCGAGCTCGAAGACCGGGTCAAGCACCCGCTCTACGGCAAGATCATCCGGCGCACCAGCAAGGTGAAGGCGCACGACGAGAACGGCGTCGCAGGCATCGGTGACCGCGTGCAGCTGATGGAGACCCGTCCGCTGTCCGCGACCAAGCACTGGCGTCTCGTCGAGGTCCTCGAGAAGGCCAAGTAA
- the rplN gene encoding 50S ribosomal protein L14, with amino-acid sequence MIQQESRLRVADNTGAKEILCIRVLGGSSRRYAGIGDIIVATVKDAIPGGNIKKGEVVKAVIVRTTKERRRPDGSYIKFDENAAVLIKPDNDPRGTRIFGPVGRELREKKFMKIVSLAPEVL; translated from the coding sequence GTGATTCAGCAGGAGTCGCGGCTGCGCGTCGCCGACAACACGGGTGCCAAGGAGATTCTCTGCATCCGCGTTCTCGGTGGTTCGTCTCGCCGCTACGCCGGGATCGGTGACATCATCGTCGCCACCGTCAAGGACGCCATCCCGGGTGGAAACATCAAGAAGGGCGAGGTCGTCAAGGCCGTCATCGTCCGTACCACCAAGGAGCGTCGCCGTCCGGACGGGTCGTACATCAAGTTCGACGAGAACGCCGCCGTCCTCATCAAGCCGGACAACGATCCCCGTGGCACCCGCATCTTCGGCCCCGTCGGCCGTGAGCTGCGTGAGAAGAAGTTCATGAAGATCGTCTCGCTCGCCCCGGAGGTGCTGTGA
- the rplX gene encoding 50S ribosomal protein L24, whose product MKVHKGDTVLVIAGKDKGAKGKVIQAYPATNKVLVEGVNRIKKHTAVSANERGASSGGIVTQEAPIHVSNVAVVDSDGNPTRVGYRTDEESGKRVRISRKNGKDI is encoded by the coding sequence ATGAAGGTGCACAAGGGTGACACCGTGCTGGTCATCGCCGGCAAGGACAAGGGCGCGAAGGGCAAGGTCATCCAGGCCTACCCCGCGACCAACAAGGTCCTCGTCGAAGGCGTGAACCGCATCAAGAAGCACACCGCGGTTTCCGCGAACGAGCGCGGAGCCTCCTCCGGCGGCATCGTCACGCAGGAAGCCCCGATCCACGTTTCCAACGTCGCGGTCGTCGACTCGGACGGCAACCCCACCCGCGTGGGCTACCGGACCGACGAAGAGTCCGGCAAGCGCGTTCGGATTTCCCGGAAGAACGGGAAGGACATCTGA
- the rplE gene encoding 50S ribosomal protein L5, producing MTSTENKIQPRLKTRYREEIKAALNTEFDYANVMQIPGVVKVVVNMGVGDAARDAKLINGAVNDLALITGQKPEIRKARKSIAQFKLREGMPIGARVTLRGDRMWEFLDRLVSVALPRIRDFRGLSGNQFDGNGNYTFGLNEQSMFHEIDVDKIDRPRGMDITVVTTATNNEEGRALLKHLGFPFKEN from the coding sequence ATGACCTCCACTGAGAACAAGATCCAGCCGCGCCTGAAGACTCGCTACCGCGAGGAGATCAAGGCTGCGCTGAACACCGAGTTCGACTACGCCAACGTGATGCAGATCCCCGGCGTCGTCAAGGTCGTCGTCAACATGGGTGTCGGTGACGCCGCGCGCGACGCCAAGCTGATCAACGGTGCCGTCAACGATCTCGCTCTGATCACCGGTCAGAAGCCCGAGATCCGCAAGGCACGCAAGTCCATCGCGCAGTTCAAGCTCCGCGAGGGAATGCCGATCGGTGCCCGCGTCACGCTGCGTGGCGACCGCATGTGGGAGTTCCTGGACCGTCTCGTGTCCGTCGCGCTTCCCCGCATCAGGGACTTCCGCGGCCTGTCGGGCAACCAGTTCGACGGCAACGGCAACTACACGTTCGGCCTGAACGAGCAGTCGATGTTCCACGAGATCGACGTGGACAAGATCGACCGCCCGCGCGGCATGGACATCACCGTGGTGACCACCGCGACCAACAACGAAGAAGGCCGTGCCCTGCTGAAGCACCTCGGCTTCCCGTTCAAGGAGAACTGA
- a CDS encoding type Z 30S ribosomal protein S14 produces the protein MAKKALVNKANKKPKFAVRAYTRCQRCGRPHSVFRKFGLCRICVREMAHAGELPGVHKSSW, from the coding sequence ATGGCTAAGAAGGCATTGGTCAACAAGGCCAACAAGAAGCCCAAGTTCGCGGTGCGCGCCTACACCCGCTGCCAGCGCTGCGGCCGTCCGCACTCGGTGTTCCGCAAGTTCGGCCTGTGCCGAATCTGCGTCCGTGAGATGGCGCACGCCGGCGAGCTGCCCGGCGTTCACAAGAGCTCCTGGTGA
- the rpsH gene encoding 30S ribosomal protein S8 has translation MTMTDPIADFLTRLRNANTAYHDEVKLPHSKIKANIAEILKREGYIADYRTEDAEVGKTLIVDLKYGPSRERSLAGVRRVSKPGLRVYAKSTNLPKVLGGLGVAIISTSTGLLTDRQAANQGVGGEVLAYVW, from the coding sequence ATGACCATGACCGACCCCATCGCAGACTTCTTGACGCGTCTGCGCAACGCCAACACGGCGTACCACGATGAGGTGAAGTTGCCCCACTCGAAGATCAAGGCGAACATCGCCGAGATCCTCAAGCGCGAGGGTTACATCGCCGACTACCGCACCGAAGACGCCGAGGTGGGCAAGACCCTCATCGTCGACCTGAAGTACGGCCCGAGCCGTGAGCGCAGCCTTGCCGGCGTGCGTCGCGTCTCCAAGCCCGGTCTGCGTGTGTACGCGAAGTCCACCAACCTGCCCAAGGTTCTGGGCGGCCTCGGAGTGGCGATCATTTCCACGTCCACCGGCCTGCTCACCGATCGCCAGGCGGCCAATCAAGGAGTGGGCGGGGAAGTCCTCGCCTACGTCTGGTAA
- the rplF gene encoding 50S ribosomal protein L6 — protein sequence MSRIGKIPVTVPGGVDVSIDGQDVTVKGPKGSLALTISEPIAIAKNDDGTLSVTRPDDERRSRALHGLSRTLVQNLITGVTDGYTTKMEIHGVGYRVALKGKDLEFALGYSHPVPIEAPEGITFAVESPTKFSVSGIDKQKVGQISANIRRLRRPDPYKGKGVRYEGEQIRRKVGKTGK from the coding sequence ATGTCGCGTATTGGAAAGATTCCCGTCACCGTCCCCGGCGGCGTCGACGTCTCGATCGACGGCCAGGACGTCACGGTCAAGGGTCCCAAGGGCTCGCTGGCCCTGACGATCTCCGAGCCGATTGCCATTGCGAAGAACGACGACGGCACGCTCAGCGTGACTCGTCCGGACGACGAGCGTCGCAGCCGCGCGCTGCACGGTCTGTCTCGCACCCTGGTGCAGAACCTCATCACCGGTGTCACCGACGGTTACACCACCAAGATGGAGATTCACGGCGTCGGTTACCGCGTCGCTCTCAAGGGCAAAGACCTCGAGTTCGCACTCGGCTACAGCCACCCGGTTCCGATCGAGGCTCCGGAAGGCATCACCTTCGCGGTCGAGTCGCCCACCAAGTTCTCGGTGTCGGGCATCGACAAGCAGAAGGTCGGGCAGATCTCGGCCAACATCCGTCGTCTCCGTCGTCCGGACCCGTACAAGGGCAAGGGCGTGCGTTACGAGGGTGAGCAGATCCGCCGCAAGGTCGGAAAGACGGGTAAGTGA
- the rplR gene encoding 50S ribosomal protein L18 yields the protein MSQTANQKAKRIPLGKDASTKRRLSKVRRHFRLRKKVSGTPERPRLVVNRSARHIHVQLVDDLAGHTLAAASTTEADVRAADGDKKALSAKVGQLIAERAKAAGVEAVVFDHGGHGYHGRIAALADAAREGGLKF from the coding sequence ATGAGCCAGACTGCAAACCAGAAAGCCAAGCGGATTCCGCTCGGCAAGGATGCGTCCACGAAGCGTCGCCTGTCGAAGGTGCGTCGTCACTTCCGTCTCCGCAAGAAGGTCTCCGGCACGCCCGAGCGTCCCCGCCTGGTCGTCAACCGGTCCGCGCGCCACATCCACGTCCAGCTCGTGGACGACCTCGCAGGCCACACCCTGGCTGCGGCGTCGACCACCGAGGCCGACGTGCGTGCAGCGGACGGCGACAAGAAGGCCCTCAGTGCGAAGGTCGGTCAGCTGATCGCCGAGCGCGCGAAGGCAGCCGGTGTCGAGGCCGTCGTGTTCGACCACGGTGGACACGGCTACCACGGTCGCATCGCGGCCCTTGCGGACGCAGCTCGCGAAGGCGGGTTGAAGTTCTGA
- the rpsE gene encoding 30S ribosomal protein S5 encodes MPGRQRRDGGSGPAGQNGPNTGDNRGGGDRRGGGRDDRRGGQSAEKSNHIERVVTINRVSKVVKGGRRFSFTALVIVGDGNGLVGVGYGKAKEVPAAIQKGVEEARKSFFRVPMIGSTITHPVQGEAAAGVVMLRPASPGTGVIAGGAVRAVLECAGIHDILSKSLGSDNAINVVHATVAALKGLQRPEEVAARRGLALEDVAPAGMLRARAQAGSVK; translated from the coding sequence ATGCCGGGACGTCAGAGGCGTGACGGCGGAAGCGGACCCGCCGGACAGAATGGCCCCAACACCGGGGACAACCGCGGCGGCGGCGACCGTCGTGGTGGCGGTCGCGACGATCGTCGCGGCGGACAGTCGGCCGAGAAGTCGAACCACATCGAGCGCGTCGTCACGATCAACCGCGTATCGAAGGTCGTCAAGGGTGGTCGTCGCTTCAGCTTCACCGCGCTGGTGATCGTGGGCGACGGCAACGGACTGGTCGGCGTCGGCTACGGCAAGGCCAAGGAAGTTCCTGCGGCCATCCAGAAGGGCGTCGAGGAGGCTCGTAAGAGCTTCTTCCGCGTTCCGATGATCGGCAGCACCATCACGCACCCGGTTCAGGGTGAGGCCGCAGCGGGCGTCGTCATGCTGCGTCCGGCAAGCCCCGGTACCGGTGTCATCGCCGGTGGCGCGGTGCGTGCCGTGCTGGAATGCGCCGGCATCCACGACATTCTGTCGAAGTCGCTCGGTAGCGACAACGCCATCAATGTTGTGCATGCGACCGTTGCTGCGCTCAAGGGCCTGCAGCGCCCCGAGGAAGTTGCCGCTCGCCGCGGTCTCGCCCTCGAGGACGTTGCCCCCGCCGGCATGCTGCGTGCGCGCGCACAGGCTGGGAGCGTGAAGTAA
- the rpmD gene encoding 50S ribosomal protein L30 has protein sequence MAELKVTQIKSTIGTKQNQRNSLRTLGLKGIRQTVVREDNAQNRGLINVVRHLVTVEEV, from the coding sequence ATGGCCGAACTCAAGGTCACTCAGATCAAGAGCACCATCGGTACCAAGCAGAACCAGCGGAACTCGCTGCGCACCCTCGGCTTGAAGGGCATCCGTCAGACGGTTGTCCGCGAGGACAATGCCCAGAACCGCGGTCTGATCAACGTGGTGCGCCACCTCGTCACAGTTGAGGAGGTCTAA
- the rplO gene encoding 50S ribosomal protein L15: MTIKLHHLRPAPGAKSDKIRVGRGEGGKRGKTAGRGTKGTKARKNVPAAFEGGQMPLHMRLPKLKGFTNPFRTEYQVVNVGDIARLFPEGGQVTVEDLVAKGAVRKNQLVKVLGDGDLTVAVQVTVDKFTGSAKEKIAAAGGTATEL, translated from the coding sequence ATGACCATCAAACTGCATCACCTGCGCCCCGCGCCGGGAGCCAAGTCCGACAAGATTCGTGTCGGTCGTGGTGAAGGCGGCAAGCGCGGCAAGACCGCCGGTCGCGGCACCAAGGGCACCAAGGCCCGCAAGAACGTGCCCGCCGCCTTCGAGGGTGGACAGATGCCGCTGCACATGCGTCTGCCCAAGCTCAAGGGTTTCACCAACCCGTTCCGCACCGAGTACCAGGTCGTCAACGTCGGCGACATCGCCCGTCTGTTCCCCGAAGGTGGACAGGTCACGGTCGAGGACCTCGTTGCCAAGGGTGCCGTCCGCAAGAACCAGCTCGTCAAGGTTCTCGGCGACGGCGACCTGACTGTCGCCGTCCAGGTGACGGTCGACAAGTTCACCGGCTCCGCCAAGGAGAAGATCGCTGCTGCCGGTGGTACCGCCACCGAGCTGTGA
- the secY gene encoding preprotein translocase subunit SecY, whose protein sequence is MLSAFVSALRTPDLRRKILIALGLVALYRIGAVIPSPGVDYGNVRACVDQLSGGDSAGIYSLINLFSGGALLQLSIFAIGIMPYITASIIVQLLTVVIPKFEELRKEGQSGQAKMTQYTRYLSIALAILQATGIVALASRGQLLQGCQEEIIADKSIFGLVIIVLVMTAGAALVMWFGEVITERGVGNGMSLLIFSGIASRLPSEGKAILDSRGGLIFAIICVAALAIIAGVVFVEQGQRRIPVQYAKRMVGRKMYGGSSTYLPLKVNQAGIIPVIFASSLLYLPNLIAQLTGATSSADPSWWQRIINEYLVNPNNPVYIVIYFALIVFFVFFYVAITFNPEERADEMKKFGGFIPGIRPGRPTADYLNYVLNRITVPGSIYLGLIAVLPHFFLSGSQTSSSIFGGAAVLILVSVALDTVKQIESQLMQRNYEGFLK, encoded by the coding sequence TTGCTTTCCGCCTTCGTCTCGGCCCTCAGGACCCCAGACCTGAGGCGGAAGATCCTCATCGCGCTCGGTCTCGTTGCGCTCTATCGCATCGGTGCCGTGATTCCGTCGCCGGGCGTCGACTACGGGAACGTCCGAGCCTGTGTCGATCAGCTGTCGGGCGGTGACTCCGCGGGTATCTACTCGCTGATCAACCTGTTCTCCGGCGGCGCGCTACTCCAGCTGTCCATTTTCGCGATCGGCATCATGCCGTACATCACGGCCAGCATCATCGTCCAGCTGTTGACGGTCGTCATCCCGAAGTTCGAGGAACTTCGGAAGGAAGGCCAGTCCGGCCAGGCGAAGATGACGCAGTACACGCGTTATCTGTCGATCGCCCTGGCGATCCTGCAGGCCACCGGCATCGTGGCGCTCGCGTCGCGCGGCCAGCTGCTGCAGGGATGCCAGGAAGAGATCATCGCCGACAAGAGCATCTTCGGCCTCGTGATCATCGTGCTGGTCATGACCGCGGGCGCTGCTCTCGTCATGTGGTTCGGTGAGGTCATCACCGAGCGCGGTGTCGGTAACGGCATGTCGCTCCTGATCTTCTCGGGTATCGCGTCCCGCCTGCCGTCCGAGGGCAAGGCCATCCTGGACAGCCGTGGGGGACTGATCTTCGCGATCATCTGCGTCGCGGCCCTCGCCATCATCGCCGGCGTCGTGTTCGTCGAGCAGGGCCAGCGGCGGATCCCCGTGCAGTACGCCAAGCGCATGGTCGGCCGCAAGATGTACGGCGGTTCGTCGACGTACCTGCCGCTCAAGGTCAACCAGGCCGGCATCATCCCGGTCATCTTCGCGTCGTCGCTTCTGTATCTGCCGAACCTCATCGCGCAGCTCACCGGCGCCACGTCGTCCGCCGATCCCAGCTGGTGGCAGCGGATCATCAACGAGTACCTGGTGAATCCGAACAACCCGGTGTACATCGTCATCTACTTCGCGCTGATCGTGTTCTTCGTGTTCTTCTACGTCGCGATCACGTTCAATCCGGAAGAGCGCGCGGACGAGATGAAGAAGTTCGGCGGTTTCATTCCCGGTATCCGCCCCGGTCGCCCCACCGCGGACTACCTGAATTACGTGCTCAACCGCATCACCGTTCCCGGCTCGATCTACCTCGGCCTGATCGCGGTGCTGCCCCACTTCTTCCTGTCCGGAAGCCAGACCTCCAGCAGCATCTTCGGTGGTGCGGCCGTGCTGATTCTCGTCAGCGTCGCCCTGGACACGGTCAAGCAGATCGAAAGTCAATTGATGCAACGTAACTACGAAGGGTTCCTCAAGTGA
- a CDS encoding adenylate kinase, which translates to MRLVLLGPPGAGKGTQAAILSEKLGVPHISTGDLFRANIGQATPLGLEAKKYLDAGDLVPSEITNNMVKARVGEPDAANGFLLDGFPRTVDQAQALEAILAELNTKLDAVLSFIVDEDVVVERMLARGRADDKEDVIRNRLRVYREETAPLLDYYKDQLVTVDALGEVDEVNARALAALGK; encoded by the coding sequence GTGAGACTTGTCCTCCTTGGTCCTCCCGGTGCAGGCAAGGGCACCCAGGCCGCGATTCTGTCCGAGAAGCTCGGCGTCCCGCACATCTCGACGGGCGACCTGTTCCGCGCGAACATCGGCCAGGCCACCCCCCTCGGCCTCGAGGCGAAGAAGTACCTGGACGCCGGGGACCTGGTTCCCAGCGAGATCACCAACAACATGGTGAAGGCCCGTGTCGGCGAGCCGGACGCGGCCAACGGATTCCTCCTGGACGGCTTCCCCCGGACGGTCGACCAGGCTCAGGCGCTCGAGGCGATCCTCGCCGAGCTGAACACCAAGCTCGACGCAGTGCTGTCCTTCATCGTCGACGAGGACGTCGTGGTCGAGCGGATGCTGGCCCGTGGCCGCGCCGACGACAAGGAAGACGTCATCCGCAACCGGCTCCGGGTGTACCGCGAGGAGACCGCGCCGCTGCTGGACTACTACAAGGACCAGCTGGTGACCGTCGACGCCCTGGGCGAGGTCGACGAGGTCAACGCTCGTGCACTGGCAGCGTTGGGTAAGTAA
- the map gene encoding type I methionyl aminopeptidase, producing MGFGRKRKVVPFRTAGELDAMAAAGAIVGAALVAVRDAAKPGVSTLELDEVAESVIRGAGAVPSFKGYHGFSGSICSSVNDRVVHGIPSAEDILAEGDLVSIDCGAILDGWHGDSAWTFGVGDIIEADQQLSEATRLSMEAGIAAMLPGNRLTDISHAIELGTRAAEVAHDRKYGIVDGYGGHGIGREMHMEPFLANEGAPGKGPQLVVGSVLAIEPMLTLGTTDTVVLEDDWTVVTSDGTRAAHWEHTVAVTEDGPRILTLRPE from the coding sequence ATGGGCTTCGGGCGTAAGCGCAAGGTCGTTCCGTTCCGGACCGCAGGCGAGCTCGACGCGATGGCGGCCGCCGGTGCCATCGTCGGTGCGGCTCTGGTGGCGGTCCGCGATGCGGCGAAGCCGGGTGTGAGCACGCTCGAACTCGACGAGGTGGCCGAATCGGTCATCCGCGGCGCAGGCGCCGTGCCCTCGTTCAAGGGCTACCACGGGTTCAGCGGATCGATCTGTTCGTCCGTCAACGATCGTGTGGTGCACGGGATTCCCTCGGCGGAAGACATTCTCGCCGAGGGAGACCTCGTCTCCATCGACTGCGGCGCCATTCTCGACGGCTGGCACGGCGACTCTGCGTGGACTTTCGGTGTCGGAGACATCATCGAAGCGGATCAGCAGCTCAGCGAGGCCACTCGGCTGTCCATGGAGGCGGGGATCGCGGCGATGCTTCCCGGCAACCGCCTCACCGACATCTCCCACGCCATCGAACTCGGCACCCGCGCCGCCGAGGTGGCGCACGACCGAAAGTACGGCATCGTCGACGGCTACGGCGGTCACGGCATCGGTCGCGAAATGCACATGGAGCCGTTCCTCGCCAACGAGGGCGCTCCGGGCAAGGGGCCGCAACTGGTGGTCGGCTCCGTTCTGGCGATCGAACCGATGTTGACCCTCGGCACCACCGATACCGTTGTCCTCGAGGATGATTGGACGGTCGTCACCTCCGACGGCACCCGTGCCGCGCACTGGGAGCACACGGTCGCGGTCACCGAGGATGGGCCGCGCATCCTGACCCTGCGTCCGGAGTAG
- the dtd gene encoding D-aminoacyl-tRNA deacylase, whose translation MRALVQRVTSASVRVDGDEVGRITPPAGGHGLLVLVGVTHTDDEAKAALLAKKVWTMRILENEQSASDLDAPVLVASQFTLMADTRRGRRPSWSAAAPRPVAEPLVDEFTGALRELGATVETGVFGEHMEISLVNDGPVTLLIDV comes from the coding sequence GTGCGCGCCCTGGTACAGCGAGTGACGTCCGCGTCGGTCCGCGTCGACGGCGACGAGGTCGGACGGATCACTCCCCCGGCCGGCGGCCACGGGCTGCTCGTCCTGGTCGGCGTCACCCATACGGACGACGAGGCGAAGGCGGCTCTGCTCGCGAAGAAGGTGTGGACCATGCGCATCCTGGAGAACGAACAGTCCGCGTCCGACCTCGACGCCCCGGTGCTCGTCGCCAGTCAGTTCACGCTCATGGCGGACACCCGCCGGGGCCGGCGCCCGTCCTGGTCCGCCGCGGCGCCGAGGCCGGTGGCGGAACCACTCGTGGACGAGTTCACCGGCGCCCTGCGCGAGCTGGGCGCGACCGTCGAGACCGGCGTGTTCGGCGAACACATGGAAATCAGCCTCGTCAACGACGGCCCGGTGACGTTGCTTATCGACGTATAG
- the infA gene encoding translation initiation factor IF-1 codes for MAKKDGAIEVEGRVVEPLPNAMFRIELENGHKVLAHISGKMRQHYIRILPEDRVVVELSPYDLSRGRIVYRYK; via the coding sequence ATGGCTAAGAAAGACGGGGCCATCGAGGTCGAGGGACGAGTAGTCGAGCCGCTGCCCAATGCGATGTTCCGCATTGAGCTCGAGAACGGCCACAAGGTTCTCGCCCACATCAGCGGAAAGATGCGTCAGCACTACATTCGCATCCTCCCGGAAGATCGCGTTGTCGTAGAGCTCTCGCCCTACGACTTGTCGCGCGGACGCATCGTTTACCGGTACAAGTAA
- the rpmJ gene encoding 50S ribosomal protein L36: MKVQPSVKKICEKCKVIRRNGRVMVICENLRHKQRQG, encoded by the coding sequence GTGAAGGTTCAGCCGAGCGTCAAGAAGATCTGCGAAAAGTGCAAGGTGATCCGTCGTAACGGCCGGGTCATGGTGATCTGCGAGAACCTGCGCCACAAGCAGCGTCAGGGCTAG
- the rpsM gene encoding 30S ribosomal protein S13 has product MARLAGVDLPREKRMEIALTYIYGIGRTRSKEILDATGVSPDLRSKDLSDEDLAKLREYIEESLKVEGDLRREVQADIRRKIEIGCYQGLRHRRGLPVRGQRTKTNARTRKGPKRTIAGKKKAK; this is encoded by the coding sequence ATGGCACGTCTCGCAGGTGTCGATCTTCCCCGTGAAAAGCGGATGGAGATCGCACTTACTTACATCTACGGCATCGGCCGTACCCGCTCCAAGGAGATCCTGGACGCCACCGGCGTCAGCCCGGATCTGCGGAGCAAGGATCTCTCGGACGAGGATCTGGCCAAGCTCCGCGAGTACATCGAGGAGTCGCTGAAGGTCGAGGGTGACCTTCGCCGCGAGGTCCAGGCCGACATCCGACGCAAGATCGAGATCGGCTGCTACCAGGGCCTGCGCCACCGTCGTGGTCTGCCCGTGCGTGGTCAGCGCACCAAGACCAACGCCCGCACCCGTAAGGGTCCGAAGCGCACCATTGCAGGCAAGAAGAAGGCGAAGTAA
- the rpsK gene encoding 30S ribosomal protein S11: MPPKSRGTGPKKTQKARRRDKKNVPHGAAHIKSTFNNTIVSITDPAGNVISWASSGHVGFKGSRKSTPFAAQLAAENAARKAQEHGVKKVDVFVKGPGSGRETAIRSLQAAGLEVGTISDVTPQPHNGCRPPKRRRV, from the coding sequence ATGCCCCCCAAGTCACGTGGCACCGGTCCGAAGAAGACCCAGAAGGCGCGTCGCAGGGACAAGAAGAACGTCCCGCACGGCGCCGCTCACATCAAGAGCACGTTCAACAACACCATCGTGTCCATCACGGACCCCGCCGGAAACGTGATTTCCTGGGCGTCCTCGGGACACGTCGGCTTCAAGGGTTCGCGTAAGTCGACCCCGTTCGCCGCTCAGCTGGCCGCCGAGAACGCAGCCCGCAAGGCGCAGGAGCACGGTGTCAAGAAGGTCGACGTCTTCGTCAAGGGCCCCGGCTCCGGCCGTGAGACCGCGATCCGCTCGCTTCAGGCCGCGGGCCTCGAGGTCGGCACCATCTCCGATGTCACCCCCCAGCCGCACAACGGCTGCCGTCCGCCCAAGCGGCGTCGGGTCTAG
- the rpsD gene encoding 30S ribosomal protein S4, whose translation MARYTGPITRKSRRLRVDLVGGDQAFERRPYPPGQHGRARIKESEYLLQLQEKQKARFTYGVMEKQFRLYYKEANNRPGKTGENLLRILESRLDNVVYRAGLARTRRQARQLVTHGHLLVNNKKVDIPSYRVSQYDIIDVKEKSLSTLPFQVARETQGDRPIPGWLQVVGGRLRVLVHQLPERAQIDVPLQEQLIVEYYSK comes from the coding sequence ATGGCACGTTATACCGGACCCATCACCCGCAAGTCGCGTCGTCTGCGCGTCGACCTCGTTGGAGGCGACCAGGCGTTCGAGCGTCGTCCCTACCCGCCGGGCCAGCACGGCCGCGCGCGGATCAAGGAGAGCGAGTACCTGCTCCAGCTGCAGGAGAAGCAGAAGGCTCGCTTCACCTACGGCGTCATGGAGAAGCAGTTCCGCCTGTACTACAAGGAGGCGAACAACCGCCCCGGTAAGACCGGTGAGAACCTGCTCCGCATCCTGGAGTCGCGTCTCGACAACGTCGTGTACCGCGCCGGACTGGCTCGCACCCGCCGCCAGGCCCGTCAGCTGGTCACCCACGGCCACCTCCTTGTGAACAACAAGAAGGTCGACATCCCCAGCTACCGCGTCTCCCAGTACGACATCATCGATGTCAAGGAGAAGTCGCTGTCCACGCTTCCCTTCCAGGTTGCGCGCGAGACCCAGGGCGATCGCCCGATCCCGGGTTGGCTGCAGGTTGTCGGTGGACGTCTCCGGGTTCTGGTTCACCAGCTTCCCGAGCGTGCGCAGATCGACGTTCCTCTGCAGGAACAGCTCATCGTCGAGTACTACTCGAAGTAG